One stretch of Clavibacter michiganensis DNA includes these proteins:
- a CDS encoding response regulator, with protein sequence MIRIVIADDHPVVRAGLHAVLDAAADIDVIGEAATPEEAVALAASEDPDLVLMDLQFGQERTGADATRQIRQAEAAPYVLILTNYDSDGDILSAVEAGASGYLLKDAPPAELLAAVRAAAAGESALAPAVASRLLARMRAPRVSLSSREIEVLRLVADGASNTDVAARLHITDATVKSHLVHVFSKLGVSSRTGAVAAARELGVLR encoded by the coding sequence GTGATCCGCATCGTCATCGCCGACGACCACCCCGTGGTCCGCGCCGGGCTGCACGCCGTCCTCGACGCGGCGGCCGACATCGACGTCATCGGGGAGGCGGCCACGCCCGAAGAGGCCGTCGCGCTGGCGGCGTCGGAGGATCCCGACCTCGTGCTCATGGACCTCCAGTTCGGCCAGGAGCGCACGGGCGCGGACGCGACCCGGCAGATCCGCCAGGCGGAGGCGGCGCCCTACGTGCTGATCCTCACCAACTACGACAGCGACGGCGACATCCTCAGCGCGGTCGAGGCGGGCGCCAGCGGCTACCTCCTCAAGGACGCGCCGCCCGCGGAGCTGCTCGCGGCGGTGCGCGCGGCCGCCGCCGGCGAGAGCGCGCTGGCGCCCGCCGTCGCGAGCCGCCTCCTCGCCCGGATGCGGGCGCCGCGGGTGAGCCTGTCGTCGCGCGAGATCGAGGTGCTGCGGCTCGTCGCCGACGGCGCGTCGAACACCGACGTGGCCGCGCGCCTGCACATCACCGACGCGACCGTGAAGTCGCACCTCGTCCACGTCTTCTCGAAGCTCGGCGTGAGCTCGCGCACGGGCGCGGTCGCGGCGGCCCGGGAGCTGGGGGTGCTGCGCTGA
- a CDS encoding HAD family hydrolase, translated as MPENRDPAFPWLLFDIGGVLITQPDDIGALTRALDPAGVTGEDAQARVRAAFDAHREAYDRGGSAREFWDAVARDAGAPVPTDDALAELVAIEQRRWGAPDDQTLAALDRAVAAGYPLAILSNAPHELADVLEDPAGWGARFEVVLVSARIGMAKPDADVWQHAVERLGSPAERIVFVDDKPANVDAAREAGIHAHVWEGLATLDRILDGTLS; from the coding sequence GTGCCCGAGAACCGCGACCCCGCCTTCCCCTGGCTCCTCTTCGACATCGGCGGGGTGCTCATCACCCAGCCGGACGACATCGGCGCGCTGACCCGCGCGCTGGATCCCGCGGGCGTCACGGGCGAGGACGCCCAGGCACGCGTCCGCGCGGCCTTCGACGCGCACCGCGAGGCGTACGACCGCGGCGGCAGCGCCCGGGAGTTCTGGGACGCCGTGGCCCGCGACGCGGGCGCCCCCGTCCCCACCGACGACGCTCTCGCGGAGCTCGTCGCGATCGAGCAGCGCCGCTGGGGAGCGCCGGACGACCAGACGCTCGCCGCCCTCGATCGCGCCGTCGCGGCGGGGTACCCGCTCGCGATCCTCTCCAACGCGCCGCACGAGCTGGCTGACGTGCTGGAGGATCCCGCGGGCTGGGGCGCCCGCTTCGAGGTGGTGCTGGTGAGCGCGCGGATCGGCATGGCCAAGCCCGACGCCGACGTCTGGCAGCACGCCGTCGAGCGCCTCGGCAGCCCGGCCGAGCGGATCGTGTTCGTCGACGACAAGCCCGCGAACGTCGACGCGGCGCGCGAGGCCGGCATCCACGCCCACGTCTGGGAGGGCCTCGCCACGCTCGACCGGATCCTCGACGGCACGCTCTCCTGA